ACCGACTGGAAAGTAAAAACCGACAATATTATTCCGCTGCTCGACGCAGTAGTAGCCTCAATTCCGCCGGCGCCCGTGCTGGATGGCACGCCGCAGATGCAGATTACCTCGCTCGACTACTCGTCGTTCGTGGGTCGTATTGCCATCGGCCGGGTACACCGCGGCACCTTAAAGGAAGGGGCTAACCTGAGTCTGATGAAGGCCGACGGCAGCATCAAAAAAGTAAAAGTGCGTGAGCTGCACGTATTTGAAGGTCTCGGCCGTAACAAGGTGGAGGAAGTAAGCAGCGGCGAAATCTGCGCCGTATCGGGCATCGAGGGCTTCGACATCGGTGATACGCTGGCCGATGCCGAAAACCCGGAGGCTCTTGAGCGCATCAGCATCGACGAGCCGACGATGAACATGCTGTTCACCATCAATAACTCGCCGTTTTTCGGTAAGGAGGGTAAGTTCGTGACTTCGCGTCACCTGCGCGACCGTCTGTTTAAGGAAACCGAGAAAAACCTGGCGCTGCGCGTGCAGGCCACCGATAAGGAAGATACCTTCCTGGTATTTGGCCGCGGCATTCTGCACTTGTCGGTACTGATTGAAACCATGCGCCGCGAAGGCTACGAGCTGCAGGTGGGCCAGCCCCAGGTGCTGTTTAAGGAAGATGAGAAAGGCAACCGCCTGGAGCCGGTGGAGCTGCTGGTAGTGGACGTGCCGGAAGAAACTGCGGGCAAGGTTATCGAGCTGGTGAGCATGCGCAAGGGCGAAATGACCATTATGGAGCCGAAGGGCGACTTGCAGCACCTGGAGTTCAGCATTCCGAGCCGGGGCCTCATTGGCCTGCGCAACAACGTGCTGACTGCCACTGCGGGAGAAGCCATCATGAACCACCGCTTCGCCAGCTACGAGCCGCACAAAGGCCCGATTCCGGGCCGCATCGCGGGCTCGCTGATTTCGCTCGAAACCGGCCCCGGCACTGCCTATACCATCGACAAGATGCAGGACCGCGGCTCGTTCTTTGTTGACCCCGGTGAGGAAGTATACGCCGGCCAGGTTATCGGCGAGCATACTCGTCCCAACGATTTGACTATCAACATCCAAAAGGGCAAGAAGCTGACCAACATGCGCGCTTCCGGCTCGGATGAGAACGCCAAGATTGTGCCGAAGCGCCAGTTTTCGCTGGAAGAAGCAATGGAGTATATTCAGAAAGATGAATATTTGGAAGTGACGCCTAAGTCGGTCCGGATGCGCAAGATTCTGCTCGACGAGAACGAGCGCCTGCGCTACGCCAAAACGGCCGAGTAACCAGGCAGGGCCCCGCTGTTTTTGTGATTTCGCAGGCTCAGGCGCGGGTTATTTCAGGAAAGGGCGCGGCGTTGGCCGCGCCCTTTTTCTTTTTTCTTTGTGCATTGCTCGACTTTTTACTTATGAATCAGGCTACCCTAACCCAGTTTATTCAGCTCTTTACCCTGGCCGATGCGGAGGCTTGCCGGCGCATCGGCCAACGGCTGGCGCTGGCCCTGCGCGACCCCGCTGCTTACCAGGCCACCTTTGCGGAGGAGCTGGCTGAGCGCGGCATGGAGGCTGCGCTGCCGGCGCAGGAGCTGCGCGATGTAGCCCTAATCGACGCGCTGCTCAGCGAAGACCTGCTGTGGGAGAGCGACTACCAGGACCCGGCCGCCGATACGGCCGAGGGCCTCAATGATATTCTGGAGCGCCAGGGGCGGCAGGAGCGGCTGCGCGTTGCCGGCCGGGGCGCGGGCGGCCCCGAAGCCCTCGATGCTCTGCAGGATGCCCTGGAGCCCCTTAGCCTGGCGCTGGTACTGCTCACGCTCGACAGCGACGCGTACCCGCTCAGCGTGGTGGCCGATGCGCAAGCCGAAGAAACCCGCCGCCTGGCCAAAGAATTGGGCTTTACGCTGACGGTTTACTAGGCCCTCCCCCCTCGCGCTGGCGCACCGCCTCGAAGGTGAGCACGGCGGCGGCCACGCTCACGTTGAGCGAGTCGAGCACGCCGCGCATGGGAATGATGATGGTTTCGTCGCAGGCGGCGCGGGTGGCGGGCGTGAGGCCCTCCGCTTCGGTGCCGAGCACCAGGGCCGTGGGGCCGGTAAAGCTGGCATCGGTATATGCCTTCGCCCCATCGGCCAGCGCGGCGGCGAAGGTGCGGATGCCTTTTTCCTTGAGAAAAGCCAGCACTTCGGCCATGGGCGCGGCCACGGTGGGCACCGTGAAGATGCCGCCCAGGCTGGCCCGGATAACATTGGGGTTGTAGAGGTCGGTACGCGGGTCGCCCACCAGCACGGCGTGGGCCGGCGCCGCATCGGCAGTACGTAGAATGGCCCCGAGGTTGCCCGGCTTTTCTACGGCTTCGAGCACCAGCACCAGAGGATTTGGGGGCAGGGCAAGACTGGCCAGAGTATGATTAGGCGTGCGCAGCACGGCCAGCACGCCATCGGAGCGCTCACGCACGGCCAGCTTGGCAAAGACGGCCGCGCTCACGGGCAAAAACTCATAGGAGCGCGGCACGAGCTGAGCCGGTGCCAGCAGCTCGCGGGTAAGTTCGTCACCCGCCAGCTCGGCGCACACGAAGAGCGTCGCCACGGCCCAGCCCGCCTGGCGGGCATTGGTCAGCTCGCGGTAGCCCTCTACCAGCGTAAGCCCCTGCCGCCGGCGCTCGGCCGGTTTTTCCTGCAAGCGCAACACGTCTTTGATGCGTGGATTATGCAGGCTGGTAATACGGTCGGGCGAAGAAGGGCGAGCGGCATACATAGGGCGAAGGTACTAGCCAGCCGGGCCGGCACCGGGCCGGGCCGTTACTTTGAGCGCACACACCCGTTTTCTCCTCATCCAACGCCCTTGAACCTTCGTCTTAACGCCAAGATTTCGCTCGGCTTTGCCATTGCGCTGTCGGTGCTGATGGCTACCTCTATCACGGCCTACGTGGCTATTCAGCAGCTCAGCGTTTATACCCGGCTGGTCGAGCACTCGTACCAGGTGCTTCAGCAAACCAGCGACCTGCGCCTCAACATCCGGGATGCGCAAAGCAGCGTGCGCAATTACCTGCTGCTCGCCGATACTGCCTACCTGAGCACGTATCGCCACAACGCGACGTTTATGCAGGCGGAGGTGCAAAAGCTCGCACAGCTGGTAGCCGACGATGCCCCCCAGCGGGCCCGCGCCGACTCGCTGCGCCGCTTTGTAGACGTGCAGCTTCGGGAGCTGGCTACGTTTCGCACCTTCTCGCCTACCACGCCGGCGGCACAGTCCCTGCTACTAAGGGAGCAGCCGCCGTTGCACACGCTTCAAGGCCTCATGCGGCGCATCCGCTTGTACGAAGACAACCTGTTGCGCAAGCGCAACCACCAGCAGAGCCTTTTTCAGAAGCTGGCCCCGTCGGCCATCATCGCCTCGGCCATTCTGGCCGTTATTATCGTGCTGGGCCTGTTTCATAAGATTGTGCGCGAGCTGCAAGCCAACGACGACCTGCGCCTGGCGCTCACGCGCACCAACCTCGACACCGCCCAGCGCATCCGGGCCATGGAGCACCTGGCGCGGCAGGTGGTGCAGGGCGACTACAAGGCCAAGCTGACCAATGCCGGCCAGCAGCAGGACCGCCTGGCCTCGCTGGCCACCCTGCTCAACCAGATGACGCAGGCCCTCGACACCGCCTTTGGGGCCCTGGAAAACCGCAATAAGGAGCTCGACCAGTTTGCCTACGTGGCCTCGCACGACCTGAAGGCCCCGCTGCGCGGCCTCAGCACCATCGTGAAATGGATTGAGCAGGAGCTGGCCGCCGAGCTATCGCCGCAGCTACGCGGCTATCTGGACCAGATGAAGGGCCGCCTGAGCCGGCTCGACGACCTCATCAATGGCCTGCTGGCTTATGCCCGCGCCAGCCGCGCCGAGCGCCAGCTGGAGCCCGTAGACGTGGCCCAGCTGGTGCGCGAAGTGGCCGAGCTGGTAGTGCCGCCCAGCTTTGAACTGGTACTGGCCCCCGGCCTGCCTACCTTTGTGACCGACCGCCTGAGCTTACAGCAGGTTTTCACCAACTTACTCAGCAATGCCGTAAAGCACTACAGCGGTCCCGGCCCCGGTCGGGTCGAGGTAGCCAGCCAGGACCTGGGTACTCAGTATGAGTTTCGGGTTCAGGATAATGGCCCCGGTATTGCGCCCGAGCATCATCAAAAGATATTTTTGCTTTTCCAGACCCTGCGCGACCGGCACACGGCCGAAAGTACGGGCATTGGCCTGAGTATCGTTAAAAAGCTGCTCGACGACCAGCAGGGCAGCATCCGGGTTGAGTCGGCCGTGGGGCAAGGCGCGGCGTTCAGCTTTACCTGGCCAAAAAACGAGCGCTGAGCAGTCAGCGCTGGTAAATCATGCCCAGCCAGCCAACAAAATTAGCTTACTCAAGTATATACTAAACCTATTTTCTTATGCGCTCCATCCTACTGATAGAAGATGATGTTTTTGACACGATGACGGCGCAAAAGTCCTTTGCGCACTTCAGCGTGCCCCACGAGCTGCATATGGCTTTCAACGGCGAGGAGGCGCTGGATATGCTGCTGGGCCGCAACAATGTGCCGGCGCTGGAGCCATTGCCGGAGGTAATTCTGCTCGACCTGAATATGCCGCGCATGAACGGCATCGAGTTTCTGGAAGTGCTGCGGGCCACGCCCGCACTTCAGCACCTGCCGGTGTTTATCACCACCACCTCGGCCCTGGACCTCGACCGCACCGAGGCCGAGCGGCTGGGCGTGAGCGGCTACATAACCAAGCCCCTCGACTTCGCTACCGGCGACGACCTGGTCGACAGCCTGAGCCTGCTGGAAGAACTGCTCAAATAATTAATATTAAATATATATTATATTTAATAGTAACCCGACTAAAATCCCGCCCACCGGCCGGGCACTTTGGTACCGGGTGGCCGCGTTAGGAGCACGCTGG
The sequence above is drawn from the Hymenobacter baengnokdamensis genome and encodes:
- a CDS encoding DUF6630 family protein, with translation MNQATLTQFIQLFTLADAEACRRIGQRLALALRDPAAYQATFAEELAERGMEAALPAQELRDVALIDALLSEDLLWESDYQDPAADTAEGLNDILERQGRQERLRVAGRGAGGPEALDALQDALEPLSLALVLLTLDSDAYPLSVVADAQAEETRRLAKELGFTLTVY
- a CDS encoding TrmH family RNA methyltransferase — its product is MYAARPSSPDRITSLHNPRIKDVLRLQEKPAERRRQGLTLVEGYRELTNARQAGWAVATLFVCAELAGDELTRELLAPAQLVPRSYEFLPVSAAVFAKLAVRERSDGVLAVLRTPNHTLASLALPPNPLVLVLEAVEKPGNLGAILRTADAAPAHAVLVGDPRTDLYNPNVIRASLGGIFTVPTVAAPMAEVLAFLKEKGIRTFAAALADGAKAYTDASFTGPTALVLGTEAEGLTPATRAACDETIIIPMRGVLDSLNVSVAAAVLTFEAVRQREGGGPSKPSA
- a CDS encoding sensor histidine kinase, which gives rise to MNLRLNAKISLGFAIALSVLMATSITAYVAIQQLSVYTRLVEHSYQVLQQTSDLRLNIRDAQSSVRNYLLLADTAYLSTYRHNATFMQAEVQKLAQLVADDAPQRARADSLRRFVDVQLRELATFRTFSPTTPAAQSLLLREQPPLHTLQGLMRRIRLYEDNLLRKRNHQQSLFQKLAPSAIIASAILAVIIVLGLFHKIVRELQANDDLRLALTRTNLDTAQRIRAMEHLARQVVQGDYKAKLTNAGQQQDRLASLATLLNQMTQALDTAFGALENRNKELDQFAYVASHDLKAPLRGLSTIVKWIEQELAAELSPQLRGYLDQMKGRLSRLDDLINGLLAYARASRAERQLEPVDVAQLVREVAELVVPPSFELVLAPGLPTFVTDRLSLQQVFTNLLSNAVKHYSGPGPGRVEVASQDLGTQYEFRVQDNGPGIAPEHHQKIFLLFQTLRDRHTAESTGIGLSIVKKLLDDQQGSIRVESAVGQGAAFSFTWPKNER
- a CDS encoding response regulator; translated protein: MRSILLIEDDVFDTMTAQKSFAHFSVPHELHMAFNGEEALDMLLGRNNVPALEPLPEVILLDLNMPRMNGIEFLEVLRATPALQHLPVFITTTSALDLDRTEAERLGVSGYITKPLDFATGDDLVDSLSLLEELLK